A genomic segment from Hippoglossus stenolepis isolate QCI-W04-F060 chromosome 3, HSTE1.2, whole genome shotgun sequence encodes:
- the zgc:109965 gene encoding nicalin-1-like, with the protein MLLKEPGVAAVVLLLLCVQGLHGSALPAVSSYEFTAYRMQQYNLAQQKHGCRGAIVVAEARAADEPVLTRRCVVMKVSDFTTEKYLEAQRQNAAAVLILLPRNMSSIPHDTVQSFMVSESETLLKETLMPVYVVLEDEQLLYMYEEVKQAAATRTSSIVIRVLRSMITATAFQILVSNNSPIKPITDTSISTLEGVLPGAGEDVPTIVITAHYDSYGLAPWLSHGADSNGSGVTVLLELARLFQILYSSSSTRPQYNLMFSLTGGGKYNFLGTKRWIEENLDHAESSLLHDNVAFVLCLDTLANADELYMHVSRPPKPETPMHAFMQLLEEVVSSRFPWVKLGLVHKKINLVESTVAWEHERYSLRRIPGFTLSHLDDSKSEQRGSVLDTMSQVDFRKMKRNGIIIAEALAQYMYNLSDKGSPKDVQVFKGQLDFQDGRMSSLMSFLTSVPRATQLLDKEPSHVLLVNSLEHEFKRYLQQVHRHNFRQDRRDPDITFFDQMDQPIVMYRVKPAAFDLFLGGCIAAYLGIVYFAIQNFGYLYTKLKAAMKSKGQ; encoded by the exons ATGCTGCTGAAAGAGCCGGGTGTAGctgctgtggtgctgctgctgctctgtgtccaGGGTCTGCATGGCTCTGCCCTTCCTGCTGTGTCCTCCTATGAGTTCACTGCCTACAGGATGCAACAGTACAACTTGGCCCAACAGAAGCACG GTTGCCGAGGAGCCATTGTGGTAGCAGAGGCACGTGCAGCCGATGAGCCGGTGCTGACCCGTCGTTGTGTCGTCATGAAGGTGTCGGACTTTACCACAGAGAAATACCTGGAGGCCCAGAGACAGAATGCTGCTGCCGTACTGATCCTGCTGCCCAGAAATATGTCCAGCATCCCCCATGACACTGTTCAG tcCTTCAtggtgagtgagagtgagaccTTGCTGAAGGAGACGCTCATGCCCGTGTATGTGGTGCTTGAGGATGAGCAGCTGCTCTACATGTATGAGGAGGTCAAGCAGGCCGCAGCCACCCGGACCTCATCTATAGTGATCCGGG TCCTCCGGAGTATGATCACAGCTACAGCCTTTCAGATCCTAGTGAGCAACAACTCCCCCATCAAGCCCATAACTGACACGTCTATATCCACACTGGAG GGAGTGCTTCCGGGAGCCGGGGAAGATGTACCAACGATTGTGATCACTGCCCACTATGATTCATATGGACTGGCCCCG TGGTTGTCTCATGGAGCAGACTCTAATGGCAGTGGGGTCACCGTCCTGCTGGAGCTGGCACGTCTCTTCCAGATACTTTATAGTAGCTCGAGCACCAGACCCCA ATACAATCTAATGTTCTCCCTGACTGGAGGTGGAAAATACAACTTTCTCGGCACAAAGAGGTGGATTGAAGAGAACCTGGACCACGCAG AGTCCAGCCTGCTTCATGACAACGTTGCGTTTGTCCTGTGTTTGGACACACTGGCCAACGCTGATGAACTGTACATGCACGTGTCCCGGCCTCCTAAACCCGAGACTCCCATGCACGCTTTCATGCAACTCCTGGAGGAG GTAGTTTCCTCCAGATTCCCCTGGGTGAAGCTGGGTTTGGTCCATAAGAAGATCAACCTGGTGGAGTCGACAGTGGCCTGGGAGCACGAGCGCTACAGTCTGCGCCGGATCCCTGGATTCACTCTGTCTCACCTGGACGACTCCAAATCTGAGCAGCGTGGCTCAGTGCTGGACACAAT GTCACAGGTGGATTTCAGGAAAATGAAGCGCAATGGAATCATCATAGCAGAAGCACTGGCTCAGTATATGTACAATCTCTCTGACAAA GGTTCACCCAAAGATGTGCAGGTTTTCAAAGGCCAGCTG GACTTTCAGGACGGTCGCATGTCCAGTCTGATGTCCTTCCTGACCTCTGTCCCCCGGGCAACCCAGCTATTGGATAAGGAGCCCAGTCACGTCTTGCTGGTCAACTCACTGGAGCATGAATTTAAACGCTACCTGCAGCAGGTCCACAGACACAACTTTCGACAGGACAGGAG GGACCCTGACATCACCTTTTTTGATCAGATGGACCAGCCAATAGTGATGTACAG AGTGAAACCTGCAGCGTTTGACCTCTTCCTTGGTGGCTGCATTGCTGCTTATCTGGGGATTGTTTACTTTGCAATACAG AATTTTGGATATCTCTACACAAAACTGAAAGCAGCAATGAAATCAAAGGGCCAGTGA
- the LOC118104888 gene encoding uncharacterized protein LOC118104888: protein MAPQLYLTVYKEQFTPPSGATRAQLRPTSAHRRNNPQPRPDFLFPRSLHPSYKSTTLTQTPPSPPVDSGRPLFPPVRHLSFHSPVTTRPDNNLKTAEAGKPRHMPPVNQAAEQALPSADRLWKLQLAEHPAGTGNSLHTALKNPQRQHAGAPLWTRPQTSYPSAAQRHFARPQSHRSHSNSSLDYSNSGCYSCFHVVKPYQAGHYIIHPEFVSECLS from the exons ATGGCTCCACAGCTCTACCTCACTGTGTACAAAGAGCAGTTCACACCTCCCAGCGGAGCGACCAGAGCCCAGCTGCGTCCCACCTCTGCCCACCGCAGGAACAACCCCCAGCCTCGGCCG GATTTTCTGTTTCCCCGCAGCCTTCATCCCAGCTACAAGTCCACCAccctcacacaaacacccccctctcctcctgtggACAGTGGCcgtcctctcttccctcccgtCAGACATTTGTCATTTCACAGTCCAGTTACAACTCGCCCTGACAACAATCTAAAAACTGCAGAGGCAGGCAAACCAAGACACATGCCCCCTGTCAACCAGGCCGCAGAACAAGCTCTGCCCTCTGCTGACAGACTCTGGAAACTGCAGCTGGCCGAGCATCCTGCTGGCACTGGCAATTCTCTCCACACAGCTTTGAAGAATCCACAAAG GCAACATGCAGGAGCTCCACTTTGGACAAGACCCCAAACCAGCTACCCCTCTGCAGCTCAACGCCACTTTGCACGTCCTCAGTCTCACAGGTCTCACTCTAACAGCTCTCTGGATTATAG CAACAGCGGCTGCTACAGCTGCTTCCACGTGGTGAAGCCCTACCAAGCCGGACACTACATCATACACCCAGAGTTTGTGTCTGAGTGCCTTTCTTAG
- the myorg gene encoding myogenesis-regulating glycosidase encodes MYQVVPGGAGGTITDVIPKQKHSKDTRPLVGAGVIGLVLVIAAVTAWCYYIASLRKAELLKTQLLDLNKDGYIIRNQGGSIVFRMDFRSGTLDLDSCSKEGEMLSCGRTTDRKLNFFIETVRPKDTVQCYRVRWEELVPDIPVEHAMTYKFAHWYGGAVSAIQHWPISISGQQAPKPFVSSDIYKNRNEFGGILESYWLSSNATAIKINNSVPFHLGWNDTEKTMSFQARYNDSPFKPNPGEAPCAELSYRVCVGLDVTSMHKYMVRRYFNKPNKVPAKVMFRHPIWSTWALHKTKIDQEKLLAYAANIRKHNFNCSHLELDDRYSSRYGEFEFDTTKFPNASSMFQKLKSDGFLVSLWIHPFVNYDSENFHTCVERGLFVREPTGRLPALVQWWNGIGGILDFTNPEARDWFSSQLRSLRSRYGVTSFKFDAGETNYLPWKFSTRTPIRDPSFFTRRYTEMAIPYNDRAELRSGYQSQNISCFFRPIDRDSVWGYELGLKSIIPTVLTISILGYQFILPDMIGGNAYLNRTEGNRILPDRELYIRWLELTAFMPSMQFSIPPWEYDNEVVEIARKYTALHESIVAPRVLELAGEVLDTGDPIIRPLWWIATGDETAYKIDSQFLIGDDLMVAPVLEPGKQERDIYLPAGRWRSYKGERFDIKEPLHLTDYPVDLDEIAYFVWV; translated from the exons ATGTACCAAGTGGTGCCAGGAGGAGCCGGGGGCACAATTACAGATGTTATCCCcaagcagaaacacagcaaGGACACTCGACCCTTAGTCGGGGCTGGCGTAATCGGCCTGGTGCTGGTAATTGCAGCAGTGACTGCGTGGTGTTATTACATCGCCTCTCTACGCAAAGCTGAGCTGCTTAAGACTCAGCTGCTGGATCTGAATAAAGATGGCTACATTATCCGCAACCAGGGAGGCTCCATTGTTTTCAGAATGGATTTCAG GTCAGGGACCCTGGATTTGGACTCCTGCTCTAAAGAAGGGGAGATGCTGAGCTGTGGACGTACCACTGATAGAAAACTGAACTTCTTCATTGAGACAGTACGACCTAAGGACACGGTACAGTGCTACCGTGTGCGTTGGGAGGAACTGGTTCCTGACATTCCTGTTGAGCATGCCATGACTTACAAGTTTGCACATTGGTATGGTGGTGCTGTGTCAGCAATTCAGCACTGGCCCATTTCTATTTCTGGCCAACAAGCTCCCAAACCGTTTGTTAGTAGTGACATCTACAAAAACCGCAATGAATTTGGTGGTATTTTAGAGAGTTATTGGCTTTCGTCCAATGCTACAGCCATCAAGATCAATAATTCTGTGCCCTTTCACCTGGGCTGGAATGACACAGAGAAGACCATGTCCTTCCAGGCCCGATACAATGACAGTCCCTTCAAGCCAAACCCAGGGGAGGCTCCGTGTGCTGAACTTAGCTACAGAGTCTGTGTGGGCTTGGATGTGACATCCATGCACAAGTACATGGTCCGCAGGTACTTCAACAAGCCAAACAAAGTGCCAGCCAAAGTCATGTTTCGCCATCCAATTTGGTCGACTTGGGCACTACATAAGACTAAGATAGACCAAGAGAAACTCTTGGCATATGCTGCCAACATTCGCAAGCATAACTTCAATTGTAGCCACCTAGAACTAGACGACCGCTACTCGAGCCGCTACGGGGAATTTGAGTTTGACACAACAAAGTTTCCCAATGCCTCATCCATGTTTCAAAAGCTGAAATCAGATGGATTTCTGGTGTCACTCTGGATCCACCCTTTTGTGAACTATGACTCAGAAAACTTCCACACTTGTGTAGAGAGGGGCCTGTTTGTCAGGGAGCCAACAGGACGTCTACCGGCTTTGGTGCAGTGGTGGAATGGCATCGGCGGCATTTTGGATTTCACAAATCCAGAGGCCCGTGATTGGTTTTCCTCCCAGCTACGCTCACTGCGCTCCAGGTATGGGGTGACATCTTTTAAATTTGATGCAGGGGAGACCAACTACTTACCATGGAAATTTAGCACAAGAACTCCTATTCGAGACCCAAGTTTCTTCACAAGACGTTACACGGAAATGGCTATTCCCTATAATGATAGAGCTGAGCTGCGTAGTGGTTACCAGTCCCAGAacatttcctgcttcttcagacCAATTGATCGAGACTCTGTGTGGGGCTATGAGTTGGGTCTCAAGTCTATTATCCCCACAGTGCTCACCATTAGCATTCTTGGCTATCAGTTCATTCTACCGGACATGATTGGAGGCAATGCCTATCTGAACCGCACGGAAGGAAATCGTATATTACCTGATCGAGAACTCTATATCCGCTGGCTGGAGCTGACGGCCTTCATGCCCTCCATGCAGTTTTCTATTCCGCCATGGGAATATGACAATGAGGTGGTTGAAATTGCACGGAAATACACAGCTCTCCATGAAAGTATTGTGGCACCACGGGTCCTGGAGCTGGCTGGTGAGGTGCTGGACACTGGAGACCCAATCATACGGCCCCTGTGGTGGATTGCCACAGGTGATGAGACAGCCTATAAAATCGACTCCCAGTTCCTGATTGGGGATGACCTCATGGTAGCCCCAGTTTTAGAGCCCGGAAAGCAGGAGCGTGACATCTACCTCCCTGCTGGCCGTTGGAGAAGCTACAAGGGGGAGAGATTTGATATCAAGGAGCCACTGCACCTCACAGACTATCCAGTAGACCTGGATGAAATAGCTTACTTTGTTTGGGTGTAG